The following proteins are encoded in a genomic region of Pelodictyon phaeoclathratiforme BU-1:
- the lipA gene encoding lipoyl synthase has protein sequence MEHVPGKKPEWLKIRLSSGASFASTKRLLDRHSLHTVCRSAMCPNLQECWSRGTATFLLLGTVCTRNCRFCAVGKASNPPAPDPREPEKIALAVHSMQLKHTVLTSVTRDDLPDGGAEYWVATIRAIRTLNPFVTIECLIPDFEGNERAMDLVMAELPEILNHNIETVPSLYTKVRPQANYATSLRLLQRAKEMHGLTTKSGMMVGMGETAEEVAISLGDLLLHGCDMVTIGQYLQPSALHLPVERYITPEEFEQYRSFAEGAGFRHVQSGPFVRSSYHAEALTKKTETVCSPI, from the coding sequence ATGGAACATGTACCTGGAAAAAAACCGGAATGGTTGAAAATAAGGTTATCCTCCGGAGCATCTTTTGCTTCAACAAAACGACTGCTTGACCGTCACAGTCTGCATACCGTCTGTCGTTCGGCAATGTGCCCCAACTTGCAGGAGTGCTGGTCACGCGGTACAGCAACCTTCCTCCTTCTCGGAACAGTCTGCACACGAAACTGCAGATTCTGTGCCGTTGGCAAGGCTTCAAACCCGCCGGCACCTGATCCCCGTGAACCTGAAAAAATTGCCCTTGCTGTTCACTCCATGCAACTGAAGCACACCGTCCTGACCAGTGTCACCCGTGACGATTTGCCTGACGGAGGTGCAGAATACTGGGTGGCAACGATTCGTGCCATCCGTACCCTGAACCCGTTTGTGACCATCGAATGCCTTATTCCTGATTTCGAAGGTAATGAACGCGCTATGGATCTCGTCATGGCGGAGCTTCCCGAAATTCTGAACCACAATATTGAAACCGTACCCTCCCTTTATACGAAGGTTCGCCCGCAGGCAAACTACGCAACATCACTTCGTCTGTTGCAACGGGCAAAAGAGATGCACGGTCTTACCACAAAATCAGGAATGATGGTGGGTATGGGTGAAACTGCAGAGGAGGTGGCGATCTCGCTTGGTGACCTCCTCCTTCATGGGTGCGACATGGTAACGATCGGCCAGTATTTACAGCCCTCAGCCCTGCATCTGCCGGTCGAACGCTACATCACGCCGGAAGAGTTTGAGCAGTACCGGAGCTTTGCCGAAGGAGCCGGCTTCCGGCACGTCCAATCCGGCCCTTTCGTCCGAAGCTCCTATCATGCGGAAGCATTGACCAAGAAAACAGAAACAGTTTGTTCACCCATTTAA
- a CDS encoding ABC transporter permease, which translates to MISLAGRDILHGWGRFLLTGVGLGLLIGVTLSMAGIYRGMVDDANVLIESSGADLWVVQQGTLGPYAEPSSIYEDTYRSILGMQGVARASNVTYLTMQVRHADSDVRAMVVGIVPGGAGEPGQPGFLVAGHHLTGSRYEAVADVKAGFSLGDTITIRRNRYRVVGLTRRMVSSGGDPMVFIPLKEAQQAQFLKDNDALLQQRRRTEANPLFNRPAVPGLLEAVIASQTTNSYVNAVLVQLKPEYDPEITAKNIQRWKRLQVYTRSQMRTILVDKLIATSAKQIGMFLVILSIVSAAIVAFIIYTMTMAKIREIAVLKLIGTRNRVIASMILQQALGLGAIGFVVGKIAATLWSPFFPRYVLLEPGDAIRGFIAVMVISVLASILAITAALRVDPAEAIGG; encoded by the coding sequence GTGATATCTCTTGCCGGACGCGATATTCTGCATGGATGGGGCCGTTTTCTTTTGACTGGTGTTGGCCTTGGTCTGCTGATTGGAGTGACACTGAGTATGGCTGGTATCTATCGGGGAATGGTTGATGATGCCAACGTCCTGATTGAGAGCAGTGGAGCTGATCTCTGGGTTGTGCAGCAAGGGACGCTTGGGCCTTATGCCGAACCATCAAGTATTTATGAGGATACCTACCGGAGTATTCTCGGAATGCAGGGGGTCGCCAGGGCGTCAAATGTGACCTACCTCACCATGCAGGTGCGCCATGCTGACAGTGATGTCCGGGCAATGGTGGTCGGTATTGTTCCAGGCGGAGCGGGCGAACCAGGCCAGCCCGGCTTTCTCGTCGCCGGTCATCACCTTACCGGAAGCCGCTATGAGGCGGTTGCGGATGTTAAGGCTGGATTTTCCCTTGGTGATACCATTACTATTCGCCGTAACCGCTATCGGGTTGTTGGGCTTACCCGACGTATGGTTTCATCGGGCGGTGACCCGATGGTTTTTATTCCATTAAAAGAGGCGCAGCAGGCACAGTTTCTCAAGGATAATGATGCACTTCTTCAGCAGCGACGACGTACGGAAGCCAATCCTCTCTTTAACCGTCCCGCAGTACCGGGGCTGCTTGAGGCTGTTATTGCCTCTCAGACAACCAATAGTTACGTCAACGCTGTTCTGGTACAGTTGAAACCTGAATATGATCCTGAAATCACGGCTAAAAATATTCAGCGATGGAAACGGTTGCAGGTCTATACCCGGTCACAGATGAGGACTATTCTTGTTGATAAACTTATTGCGACATCAGCCAAACAGATCGGGATGTTTCTGGTCATTCTCTCCATAGTAAGCGCTGCTATTGTAGCATTTATTATCTACACCATGACGATGGCCAAGATCAGGGAGATTGCGGTTCTGAAGTTGATCGGGACAAGAAACAGGGTGATTGCAAGCATGATCCTTCAGCAGGCATTGGGGCTCGGAGCAATTGGCTTTGTCGTTGGCAAAATAGCCGCAACACTCTGGTCTCCTTTTTTTCCAAGATATGTTCTTCTTGAACCAGGTGATGCCATAAGAGGCTTTATCGCTGTCATGGTGATCTCTGTTCTGGCAAGTATACTGGCCATTACAGCAGCTCTCAGGGTTGATCCTGCTGAAGCTATAGGAGGTTGA
- a CDS encoding TetR/AcrR family transcriptional regulator, protein MKRAIKNLSAEKRRLVTVEAVIQLAAEKNPEHITTLQIAERMNLTQGALFRHFPTKNALWQSVMEWLASQLLGRIDRVIENIESAIEALELMFMTHLDFVVQHPGVPRMIFAELQRPDKSSAKKIVETMLASYSGRLEKLFKKGIAQGKIHPGLDVSSASVLFIGIVQGLVMQSLIAGDTSKMLSNAKPVFALFLQAIKKREQ, encoded by the coding sequence ATGAAAAGAGCGATAAAAAATCTTTCGGCTGAGAAAAGGCGGTTGGTTACGGTTGAGGCGGTTATTCAACTTGCTGCTGAAAAAAACCCGGAACATATTACGACGTTGCAGATTGCAGAAAGGATGAATTTGACGCAAGGCGCCTTGTTCCGCCATTTTCCAACCAAGAATGCGTTATGGCAGTCGGTGATGGAGTGGCTTGCCAGTCAGTTGCTTGGAAGGATTGACAGGGTTATTGAAAATATTGAATCGGCCATAGAGGCTCTTGAACTTATGTTCATGACCCATCTTGATTTTGTTGTACAGCATCCGGGTGTGCCAAGAATGATCTTTGCTGAACTGCAGCGACCGGATAAATCGTCGGCAAAAAAAATTGTAGAAACCATGCTGGCGAGTTATAGTGGGCGCCTTGAAAAACTCTTTAAAAAAGGAATTGCTCAGGGAAAAATTCACCCTGGCCTTGATGTGTCATCAGCATCCGTACTGTTTATAGGGATAGTTCAGGGCTTGGTGATGCAGTCACTTATAGCGGGAGACACATCAAAGATGCTCAGCAACGCCAAACCTGTGTTTGCTCTTTTCCTGCAGGCAATAAAAAAGAGAGAACAATGA
- a CDS encoding ABC transporter ATP-binding protein produces the protein MHTRGIIIEGLKKQYGSGDTLVDALKGVEMQVALGEVVGLVGPSGSGKSTLLKCLGAVIEPSAGRMKLGETIIYDGKWKIKDLRALRRDKIGFVFQAPYLIPFLDVIDNVALLPMLAGEGNSIARKRAVELLEALDVGHRAKAMPSQLSGGEQQRVAIARALVNHPPVILADEPTAPLDSQRALAVIGILNDMARQYETAIIIVTHDEKIIPTFKRIYHIRDGRTHEEAGEGKSPRELIKTDKA, from the coding sequence ATGCATACAAGAGGTATTATCATTGAGGGACTGAAAAAACAGTATGGAAGCGGTGACACCCTGGTGGATGCCTTGAAGGGGGTTGAGATGCAGGTTGCTCTCGGAGAGGTTGTCGGGCTTGTTGGTCCTTCAGGATCGGGGAAAAGTACCTTGCTGAAATGTCTTGGGGCTGTAATCGAGCCTTCGGCTGGACGGATGAAGCTTGGGGAGACGATTATCTATGATGGAAAGTGGAAAATCAAGGATTTGCGTGCGTTGCGGCGGGATAAGATAGGGTTTGTGTTTCAGGCGCCATATCTCATTCCCTTTCTTGACGTGATCGATAATGTGGCACTGCTGCCGATGCTTGCCGGTGAGGGTAACAGCATTGCCCGCAAAAGAGCCGTCGAGCTGCTTGAGGCACTTGATGTCGGACATCGGGCGAAAGCCATGCCGTCACAGCTTTCCGGCGGTGAACAGCAGCGAGTGGCTATTGCCAGAGCGCTTGTCAACCACCCTCCGGTAATTCTTGCTGATGAACCAACGGCTCCTCTCGACAGTCAGAGGGCGCTTGCCGTGATCGGTATTCTCAATGATATGGCTCGTCAGTATGAGACCGCCATTATCATTGTCACCCACGACGAAAAAATCATCCCCACCTTCAAGCGGATCTATCATATTCGTGATGGCCGTACCCATGAAGAGGCAGGGGAGGGAAAATCACCCCGGGAACTGATTAAAACTGATAAGGCATGA
- a CDS encoding sigma-54-dependent transcriptional regulator, translating to MSHTILVVEDEKVQLESIAGYLSKQGYHVLTSSRPVEALVIAREHAVDIVLTDFKMPAMSGVELLDALKKLNPGIEVIIMTAYGSIESATEAMKLGAVDYITKPIDLCQLQLMIRNTLERKLLVSENRQLRQQLSERFSFEGIVSQSTAMSQVLNIAGRVASSNAPVLITGETGTGKELIAKAVHFAGSHHEKPFVAVNCAALPENLLESELFGHEKGAFTGADRQRKGRFEMAEGGTLFIDEVGEIPLALQVKLLRVLQEKSFERVGSSHSLQTNARIVAATNRDLEAMVREGKFREDLFYRLNVVAIRIPPLRERRADIPPLIDAFISRFASENKKRITGISREAMDTLMKYPYPGNVRELENIVQQSIVLCRAEIITRDDLPLRVHEAFSEKASPLEMEGTFIEKVEAFEKSLILAALKEAGNVQTRASERLGIGERHLRYKLKKYGMK from the coding sequence ATGAGTCATACCATTCTTGTTGTCGAAGATGAAAAGGTACAACTGGAGAGCATTGCCGGTTATTTATCCAAACAAGGCTATCATGTGCTTACCTCATCACGGCCGGTTGAGGCATTGGTCATAGCAAGGGAGCATGCTGTCGATATTGTGCTGACTGACTTCAAAATGCCCGCAATGAGCGGTGTGGAACTTCTCGATGCACTCAAAAAACTGAATCCCGGTATTGAAGTGATTATCATGACCGCATATGGCAGTATTGAGTCGGCAACAGAGGCTATGAAGCTCGGAGCGGTGGACTATATTACCAAACCCATTGATCTTTGCCAGCTTCAGCTTATGATCCGTAACACACTGGAACGGAAGTTACTTGTCAGTGAAAACCGTCAGCTTCGCCAGCAACTTTCAGAGCGCTTCAGTTTCGAGGGGATTGTTTCACAATCAACAGCAATGAGCCAGGTACTCAATATTGCCGGGCGGGTAGCTTCCAGCAACGCACCTGTTCTTATTACCGGTGAGACCGGAACAGGCAAGGAGCTTATCGCCAAAGCGGTTCATTTTGCAGGTTCCCACCATGAAAAACCTTTTGTTGCTGTCAACTGTGCAGCGCTGCCTGAAAATTTGCTTGAAAGTGAACTTTTCGGCCATGAGAAGGGTGCGTTTACGGGAGCTGATCGTCAGCGCAAAGGGCGTTTTGAAATGGCTGAAGGAGGAACCCTCTTTATTGATGAAGTTGGCGAAATACCACTGGCCTTGCAGGTCAAACTGCTCAGGGTTTTACAGGAAAAATCATTTGAACGTGTCGGAAGTTCTCATTCTCTTCAGACAAATGCGCGCATTGTTGCAGCAACCAACCGGGATTTGGAGGCGATGGTGCGAGAAGGGAAATTCCGGGAAGATCTTTTCTATCGCCTGAACGTTGTTGCTATCAGAATTCCTCCACTCAGGGAACGCAGGGCTGATATTCCTCCACTTATCGATGCATTTATCTCGCGCTTTGCTTCCGAAAACAAGAAACGGATTACCGGTATTTCAAGGGAGGCAATGGATACGCTTATGAAATATCCCTACCCGGGCAATGTTCGTGAACTTGAAAATATTGTGCAGCAGTCCATTGTGCTTTGTCGCGCGGAGATAATTACCCGTGACGACCTGCCGTTACGGGTTCATGAAGCCTTTTCCGAAAAAGCATCACCCCTCGAAATGGAGGGAACGTTCATCGAAAAGGTGGAAGCTTTTGAGAAATCATTGATTCTTGCAGCACTGAAAGAGGCTGGTAATGTGCAGACACGCGCATCCGAACGGCTGGGAATAGGCGAAAGACATCTGCGATACAAGCTGAAAAAATATGGAATGAAATAA
- a CDS encoding HU family DNA-binding protein, with translation MSKNALVEKIADQAQLSKIDADRALKAFVTIVSDSLKNGVDVPLAGFGTFTIVDRAEREGRNPMTGEAITIAAKKVVKFKPGKALKMDIGA, from the coding sequence ATGTCAAAAAATGCCTTAGTAGAAAAAATTGCCGATCAGGCTCAACTGAGCAAAATTGACGCCGATCGCGCCCTCAAAGCCTTTGTCACTATTGTTTCAGACTCTTTGAAAAATGGTGTTGATGTTCCCCTTGCCGGATTCGGCACATTCACGATTGTCGACCGCGCTGAACGGGAAGGGCGCAATCCCATGACCGGCGAGGCAATTACCATTGCTGCAAAAAAGGTTGTCAAGTTTAAACCAGGAAAAGCTTTAAAAATGGATATCGGCGCATAA
- a CDS encoding NifB/NifX family molybdenum-iron cluster-binding protein: MKVIIPLIEQADLNSKLSEHFGSAPFFAVADMEKNSIEIIPNASMHHDHGQCTPADFFSQHGIDVVLCNGIGAGAIARLQMMGIDVYMAELSKTLQEALTRFSNGLLAKVTPQQACQGHGCH; the protein is encoded by the coding sequence ATGAAAGTAATTATCCCTTTAATTGAACAGGCTGATCTGAACTCAAAATTGAGTGAACATTTTGGTAGTGCGCCTTTTTTTGCCGTTGCAGATATGGAAAAAAATTCAATTGAAATTATTCCAAACGCTTCGATGCATCATGATCACGGACAATGTACTCCTGCCGATTTCTTCTCACAACATGGCATTGACGTGGTACTGTGCAACGGAATCGGGGCTGGAGCTATCGCAAGACTGCAGATGATGGGTATCGATGTCTACATGGCAGAACTATCGAAGACTCTTCAAGAGGCTTTAACGCGTTTCAGCAATGGGCTGTTAGCTAAAGTAACCCCACAACAAGCCTGTCAGGGTCATGGCTGCCATTAA
- a CDS encoding c-type cytochrome yields MKRLVLVMGMALFINPAADAATKTLDGQAIFDRNCSVCHTVSPPPKSAPPIAPLASRYRIKFKTKEEGVNHMVAFLKSPNTQNAVESQAIRRFGLMPPSPLSEPELRVVAGWVWDQYNPATGACGGLRNKGRMNQY; encoded by the coding sequence ATGAAACGATTGGTATTGGTTATGGGTATGGCATTATTTATAAACCCGGCTGCTGATGCGGCAACGAAAACGTTGGATGGTCAGGCAATTTTTGACAGGAACTGCAGTGTTTGTCATACGGTAAGCCCTCCACCAAAATCAGCTCCTCCGATAGCTCCTCTTGCTTCTCGATATCGTATAAAATTTAAAACGAAAGAGGAGGGAGTCAATCATATGGTCGCATTTCTGAAATCACCAAATACGCAAAATGCCGTTGAGTCACAAGCCATTAGAAGATTTGGGCTGATGCCGCCATCTCCACTTTCAGAACCGGAATTGAGAGTTGTAGCCGGATGGGTTTGGGATCAGTATAATCCGGCGACAGGAGCTTGTGGAGGTTTAAGAAACAAAGGACGAATGAACCAATATTGA
- a CDS encoding efflux RND transporter periplasmic adaptor subunit, translating into MKIKTINKKMVGLLAVLAPLLLLFVYVALRSGPLAPVPVTVITVETKQIRPVLFGIGTLEARYAYRIGSVAAGRIKLINVEVGDVVRAGQVIGEIDPVDLDERLSAQLSLIKRAEAQIKSAEAQLRDADTRKEFASGQEKRYGLLLSARAVSAESAEAKHQEAEIARASVSGAEAGVHAARQELASLKAEYQGLVKQRHNLLLIAPVDGLVTARDAEPGNTVLSGQTIIEMINPRSLWIDVRFDQLQSAGLKAALPARITLRSQPGHIFSGFVERVEPLADRITEELLAKVLFTVLPDPLPPVGELCEVTVLLPPLPELPVVPNASVHRVDGRLGVWVVEGSRLHFAEVRTGMADRDGNLQILGGLKAGARVVVYSKSVLHAGSRISILDRKRKDGTL; encoded by the coding sequence ATGAAAATAAAGACAATCAATAAAAAAATGGTGGGATTGCTTGCCGTTCTGGCACCTCTTCTCCTGCTTTTTGTCTATGTGGCATTGCGCTCGGGTCCTCTTGCTCCCGTGCCGGTAACGGTTATCACTGTTGAAACAAAACAGATTCGCCCCGTGTTGTTTGGTATTGGTACTCTTGAGGCAAGATATGCGTATCGGATCGGCTCTGTAGCTGCGGGCAGGATCAAGCTCATTAATGTTGAAGTGGGAGATGTTGTTCGCGCCGGTCAGGTCATAGGGGAGATAGATCCGGTTGATCTCGATGAGCGTTTGAGCGCTCAACTCTCCCTTATCAAACGGGCAGAGGCCCAGATAAAATCTGCCGAGGCACAGCTTCGCGATGCCGATACAAGGAAAGAGTTTGCCAGTGGACAGGAAAAACGTTACGGTTTGCTCCTTTCTGCTCGTGCTGTGAGTGCAGAGTCGGCTGAAGCGAAGCATCAGGAGGCAGAGATTGCCCGAGCATCTGTTTCAGGCGCTGAGGCTGGTGTCCATGCGGCACGTCAAGAGCTCGCTTCACTCAAGGCAGAATATCAGGGATTGGTGAAGCAACGTCATAATTTGCTGCTCATAGCGCCGGTTGATGGTCTGGTAACAGCCCGTGATGCAGAGCCGGGGAATACGGTGTTATCCGGTCAGACCATCATCGAGATGATTAATCCGCGAAGCCTCTGGATTGATGTGCGTTTCGATCAATTGCAGAGCGCAGGCCTGAAAGCGGCTCTTCCTGCACGGATAACACTTCGTTCTCAACCGGGTCATATTTTTTCCGGTTTTGTCGAGAGGGTTGAGCCCCTCGCTGACCGGATAACAGAGGAGCTTCTCGCAAAAGTTCTCTTTACTGTTTTACCCGATCCACTGCCACCGGTTGGCGAACTCTGTGAGGTTACGGTTTTGCTTCCTCCTTTGCCAGAACTTCCCGTTGTCCCCAACGCAAGTGTACATCGAGTTGATGGCCGTCTTGGTGTATGGGTTGTTGAGGGTTCCAGGCTTCATTTTGCCGAGGTTCGCACCGGCATGGCTGACCGTGATGGTAATCTGCAGATTCTTGGAGGATTAAAAGCTGGAGCAAGAGTGGTGGTGTACAGTAAAAGCGTTTTGCATGCTGGAAGCCGCATTTCGATTCTTGATCGAAAGAGAAAGGATGGTACCCTGTGA
- a CDS encoding DUF4405 domain-containing protein produces MKKKFSWRVFISFGLFIAFFFLLISGVFLYIAPPGRVANWTDWRLMGLTRTDWKNQHLIFGFAFGVLSLFHLFVINWKGFFSYIKSKTTQGIKSPAELVSILLLSLFFGIGTFYGTQPFTAIIEFGNRISGSWERKEGQAPVPHAELMSLTQLSQQPGLGGDPEALKIKLEKSGLKVVSVNESLAEIAEKNGMAAEKVYSILAPAERKGSQFSGKGFGQKTLQQIADEADVSATSLQLALRQKGVEAKTDTSLKTIAEENGIEMRELRRLLETMTKR; encoded by the coding sequence ATGAAAAAGAAATTCAGTTGGCGGGTGTTTATCAGTTTTGGTCTTTTTATTGCGTTTTTTTTCCTGCTGATTTCAGGTGTATTCCTCTATATTGCCCCTCCCGGCAGGGTTGCAAACTGGACGGACTGGCGGTTGATGGGTCTCACAAGAACAGACTGGAAAAATCAGCATCTTATTTTTGGATTTGCTTTTGGCGTGCTTTCCCTGTTTCATCTTTTTGTTATTAACTGGAAGGGTTTTTTTTCCTACATCAAGTCAAAAACAACCCAGGGAATTAAAAGTCCGGCAGAACTGGTTTCCATACTTCTCCTTTCGCTCTTTTTCGGAATAGGCACCTTTTACGGGACTCAGCCTTTTACAGCGATCATAGAGTTTGGTAATCGTATATCGGGCTCATGGGAGCGTAAAGAAGGGCAAGCGCCGGTACCTCATGCTGAGCTTATGAGCCTGACACAGCTTTCGCAACAACCAGGCCTTGGTGGTGATCCTGAAGCATTGAAAATAAAGCTCGAAAAATCAGGATTAAAAGTGGTATCGGTTAATGAGTCTCTTGCTGAGATCGCCGAAAAAAATGGTATGGCGGCAGAAAAAGTTTACAGCATTCTTGCTCCAGCAGAAAGAAAAGGATCACAATTTAGTGGAAAGGGTTTTGGACAAAAAACCCTGCAGCAGATAGCCGACGAAGCAGATGTATCAGCGACTTCACTGCAGCTTGCACTCCGCCAGAAAGGGGTTGAAGCGAAAACGGATACATCGCTCAAAACAATTGCCGAAGAGAATGGTATTGAGATGAGAGAGTTGCGGCGATTGCTTGAAACGATGACCAAGAGATAA
- a CDS encoding ATP-binding protein → MKKQELRGKWPLVIPSKYFAGLFLFLVALFFGTTLFEYQYRKSEIEHIMREEATLLIHALNEGAENAITGYNENSSLLTGSLMSQLRLLDRIDKKTALTSADLTEIAGSGGIYRINIFDRNGKRIAFNTPPDHDPLAQQCDPKLELQPIFSRQTDSLVVGIRESSSKRGARLVVAVARSRGGAITGNIDASRLINLRRQLGVGRLIQRIGADTTGIDYIIWQDTTAILAATPNVTGAEPLLSDTVLAKALLQKKPTTRFTIFDGRKVFEVVKPFFYQDINVGLLRIGLKTDHFTIALTKLRTRFIMLAFLFCFAALVMLNLVMTRRSELRMAQAYQRAQTFSSTILESMADAVVAVNADCSITLVNGASERLFALSSLNALNTPVAQILPECAEFFSIIMAEKRVSLHRELECIVGGKTLFLAGNFTLITGVDRSVEGALGVFRDLSEQRSMQRIINRQEKLSAMGELASGVAHEIRNPLNAIGILAQRLAIEFSPTADEEEYRQLVRAVVSEVYRVNAIIQRFLKFARPSKLIMIKSDLDEFMLSYRHLLQGEADAKGIRFSLNTDSGAMVNIDHEQMRQALLNLVQNAVEATEEGGEITVSLFCRENQALIEIVDTGRGIPEKERARIFNLYFTTKDEGTGMGLSIANQIIQSHGGIIEIESEEHQGSCFRIKLPLAE, encoded by the coding sequence GTGAAAAAACAGGAGCTTCGAGGAAAATGGCCGTTGGTGATTCCGTCGAAGTATTTTGCCGGATTGTTTCTCTTTCTGGTGGCGCTTTTTTTTGGTACGACCCTTTTTGAATATCAATATCGGAAATCGGAAATTGAGCATATCATGCGTGAAGAGGCTACCTTGCTTATTCACGCATTGAACGAAGGTGCTGAAAATGCTATTACAGGCTACAATGAGAATAGCTCGCTGCTTACCGGGAGCCTTATGAGCCAGTTGAGGCTTCTTGATCGTATTGATAAAAAAACAGCTCTGACCTCTGCAGATTTGACTGAAATTGCCGGATCGGGAGGAATCTATCGCATCAATATTTTTGATCGTAACGGAAAGAGGATTGCTTTCAATACTCCGCCCGATCATGATCCGCTGGCCCAGCAGTGTGATCCGAAACTGGAGTTACAACCGATTTTTTCACGGCAGACAGACTCTCTTGTTGTCGGCATCAGAGAGAGTTCTTCCAAAAGAGGGGCACGGCTGGTTGTTGCTGTTGCCCGGAGCCGGGGTGGTGCGATTACCGGAAATATTGATGCGTCAAGGTTAATCAATCTTCGTCGTCAACTTGGGGTTGGACGACTTATTCAGCGCATTGGGGCTGATACAACGGGTATTGATTATATCATCTGGCAGGATACGACGGCCATTCTGGCTGCTACACCAAATGTTACCGGAGCAGAGCCTCTTCTCTCGGATACGGTTCTGGCAAAGGCTCTTTTACAGAAAAAGCCAACAACCCGATTTACAATATTTGACGGGCGCAAGGTTTTTGAAGTCGTTAAACCATTTTTTTATCAGGATATCAATGTTGGGTTACTTCGCATTGGTCTCAAAACTGATCATTTTACCATTGCCCTGACAAAGCTGCGCACCCGCTTTATCATGCTTGCCTTTCTCTTCTGTTTCGCTGCTCTCGTTATGCTGAATCTGGTGATGACCCGCAGGAGTGAGCTTCGTATGGCACAAGCTTATCAGCGTGCGCAGACTTTTTCGTCAACCATACTGGAGAGTATGGCAGATGCTGTTGTAGCGGTCAATGCAGATTGTTCTATCACTCTTGTGAATGGGGCTTCGGAAAGGCTTTTTGCTCTCTCCTCCCTCAATGCCCTCAACACACCGGTGGCGCAAATACTGCCAGAATGCGCGGAGTTTTTCTCAATCATCATGGCTGAAAAAAGAGTATCGCTCCACAGGGAACTTGAGTGTATCGTTGGAGGCAAAACCCTCTTTCTTGCTGGTAATTTCACGCTTATTACAGGCGTTGACCGCTCTGTTGAAGGAGCCCTTGGCGTTTTTCGGGATCTGAGCGAACAGCGATCGATGCAGCGAATCATCAATCGTCAGGAAAAGCTCAGTGCAATGGGTGAGCTTGCATCCGGAGTTGCCCATGAAATCCGAAACCCTCTTAATGCCATAGGGATTCTTGCGCAGCGGCTTGCTATAGAGTTTTCACCGACGGCGGATGAAGAGGAATACCGCCAGCTTGTTCGTGCCGTGGTCTCCGAGGTGTATCGCGTCAATGCCATTATCCAGCGATTTTTGAAATTTGCCCGTCCCTCAAAACTCATTATGATCAAGAGTGATCTGGATGAGTTTATGCTCTCCTATCGTCATCTTCTTCAGGGGGAAGCTGATGCAAAAGGGATCAGATTCTCCCTGAACACCGATAGTGGAGCAATGGTAAACATTGATCATGAACAGATGCGGCAGGCGCTGCTCAATCTTGTACAAAATGCGGTTGAAGCCACAGAGGAAGGGGGAGAGATTACGGTTTCTCTTTTCTGCCGTGAAAACCAGGCGCTTATTGAGATTGTCGATACTGGCAGAGGAATTCCGGAAAAAGAGAGAGCCCGGATCTTCAACCTCTATTTCACGACAAAGGATGAAGGGACGGGTATGGGGCTGAGTATTGCAAATCAGATTATTCAGTCACATGGCGGTATTATTGAAATTGAGAGTGAAGAGCATCAGGGGAGCTGCTTCAGGATCAAACTGCCTCTGGCGGAATAG